A genome region from Labrus mixtus chromosome 9, fLabMix1.1, whole genome shotgun sequence includes the following:
- the tagln gene encoding transgelin: MATKGVGMANKGPSYGMSRQVQDKIDSKYDPELELILVEWISRQCGSGVGKPEAGKMGFQSWLKDGCVLSELINSLYTADKPVKKIQSSTMAFKQMEQISQFLNAAEKYGVTKTDMFQTVDLWEGKDLAAVQRTLSALGSLAVTKDEGTYNGDPNWFFKKAQENKRDFSDDQLKAGKNVIGLQMGTNRGASQEGMSYGRPRQIL, from the exons ATGGCAACAAAG GGAGTCGGCATGGCTAACAAAGGTCCATCCTATGGCATGAGCCGGCAGGTTCAGGATAAGATCGACAGTAAGTACGACCCCGAGCTGGAGCTGATCCTGGTGGAGTGGATCAGCCGTCAGTGTGGCTCCGGTGTTGGGAAGCCAGAGGCGGGCAAAATGGGATTCCAGTCTTGGCTGAAAGACGGCTGT GTTCTGAGCGAGCTGATAAACAGCCTGTACACAGCAGACAAACCTGTGAAGAAGATTCAAAGCTCAACCATGGCCTTCAAACAGATGGAGCAGATCTCACAGTTCCTCAATGCTGCAGAGAAGTATGGCGTCACCAAGACTGACATGTTCCAGACAGTGGACCTTTGGGAAG GTAAGGACCTTGCGGCGGTGCAGAGGACCCTGTCAGCTCTGGGTAGCTTGGCCGTGACTAAGGATGAAGGCACATATAATGGAGACCCCAACTGGTTCTTCAA AAAAGCGCAGGAGAACAAGCGAGACTTCAGCGATGACCAACTGAAAGCAGGCAAAAATGTGATTGGCCTACAGATGGGGACCAATAGGGGAGCCAGTCAGGAGGGCATGAGTTATGGAAGACCCCGACAGATCCTGTAA